A genomic stretch from Shewanella sediminis HAW-EB3 includes:
- a CDS encoding HD domain-containing protein, with amino-acid sequence MKLLVKSAQHFATQAHTQINHLRKYTKQPYQMHLKRVAQTVSEITDDPEIIAAAWLHDTVEDTPATFEDIELNFGSRVVQFVFDLTDVSRPSDGSRALRKAIDREHLSQASPAAKTIKLADLIDNCADICKHDERFGRVFVVEMQQLLPHLVDGDERLYRRAERLCSKWAEKWSIPPSAGTTWVEPPALHATRDLFSNRKLQRLFGEMFCARDVAESLPSYDWNISERELVHLLSNGDVSVIGLRRSGFVYGYVLLDETNKKPTCLKRRFMDAQLVDIDTPLLNVIAILVHHQFCFVSSMGQVAGVISRNDIQKPAVRMWLFGLITLTEQYMAEQIKLIWPNEEWFKFTSSARLAKSKELKEERERRGQKCDLLDCVQLSDKALILIEDTGYMERFGFSSRREAKTAIKEVESLRNNLAHGQDIVSYDWPQIIRMTSRVNETLSNR; translated from the coding sequence ATGAAACTGCTAGTCAAGTCAGCGCAACACTTTGCAACCCAAGCTCACACCCAAATAAACCACTTAAGGAAGTATACAAAACAGCCTTATCAAATGCATTTGAAGAGGGTGGCACAAACCGTATCTGAAATAACAGATGACCCAGAGATCATTGCAGCAGCCTGGTTGCATGATACCGTTGAAGACACCCCAGCAACATTTGAAGATATTGAATTAAATTTTGGTTCTCGGGTTGTACAGTTTGTTTTTGATCTGACTGATGTGAGTCGCCCAAGTGATGGCAGTCGTGCCCTACGTAAAGCAATAGACCGCGAACACCTTAGCCAAGCATCCCCTGCAGCCAAAACTATAAAACTTGCAGATTTAATAGATAATTGCGCCGACATTTGTAAACATGATGAACGATTTGGACGAGTGTTTGTTGTTGAAATGCAGCAATTATTGCCTCATTTAGTTGACGGGGATGAACGTCTTTATCGACGGGCAGAGCGCCTTTGCAGTAAGTGGGCTGAAAAATGGTCAATACCACCTTCTGCCGGGACTACATGGGTAGAGCCCCCTGCTCTCCATGCGACGAGAGATCTATTTTCAAATCGTAAATTACAGCGGCTGTTCGGTGAAATGTTTTGCGCGCGGGATGTTGCTGAATCTCTCCCTTCTTATGACTGGAATATTTCCGAAAGGGAATTAGTGCACCTCCTGAGCAACGGCGATGTTTCTGTAATAGGTTTAAGGAGATCAGGGTTTGTTTATGGTTATGTTCTGTTGGATGAAACAAACAAAAAACCAACCTGTCTTAAACGACGTTTTATGGATGCCCAACTGGTTGATATAGATACCCCTTTATTAAATGTTATTGCCATTCTTGTGCATCATCAGTTTTGTTTTGTTAGCAGTATGGGACAGGTGGCAGGTGTTATTTCCAGAAATGATATTCAAAAACCAGCCGTACGCATGTGGCTCTTTGGTTTAATCACCTTAACCGAGCAATATATGGCCGAGCAGATTAAGCTTATTTGGCCTAACGAAGAATGGTTTAAGTTTACAAGCTCTGCTAGGCTGGCTAAATCCAAAGAACTTAAAGAAGAGCGAGAGCGTAGAGGGCAGAAGTGTGATTTGCTTGATTGCGTCCAGTTATCAGATAAAGCCCTTATTCTTATTGAAGACACAGGTTATATGGAACGATTCGGCTTTAGTTCAAGACGAGAAGCTAAAACCGCAATTAAAGAAGTAGAATCTCTGCGCAATAATTTAGCCCACGGACAAGATATTGTTTCATATGATTGGCCACAAATCATTCGAATGACATCACGAGTAAATGAAACACTGTCTAATCGTTAA
- a CDS encoding choline transporter yields the protein MTTWLSIGILFTFAAIAFVIYRWGNMKCIGVTPVRKFTFIAILFTSGLDVGLIMFPLTEFAGYADLAASPEYGFSNPLAIEFGFWAFFIWAFYFLTCFYFCVIEPRVKFFEIPLIKFINNLVIIGTCAFTAYLLLTNLPWYLPGLGDGETIVGSFYLIVFLVIAAAVYSSTNIRYVRILSLGSSWLFLGLIAIMWAGAFLSDSSSVGEFFTTFALLGDYFTNLHNFILPINDYHEFYLFWWFAWSIMIGQFTARFVGGMRTYQVLIAMMVFPSIPIAIWFTVLYYYSANAIPTAGFYNLAMVIVGVTFVINSLDSLVRLYTDNLNLTVQRFGKVRYIIGNIALLSGLTLLFKLDFLQIQWVGALAIGLILGCFGYILLTHYQKVVEIERSPKANKIDFTKIELAN from the coding sequence ATGACTACTTGGTTATCAATCGGCATTCTATTTACCTTTGCCGCAATTGCGTTTGTTATTTATCGTTGGGGTAATATGAAGTGTATTGGTGTCACCCCAGTACGTAAATTTACCTTCATCGCCATTCTCTTTACCTCTGGGTTAGATGTAGGGTTAATCATGTTCCCGTTAACCGAATTTGCAGGTTATGCAGATTTGGCCGCCAGCCCTGAATATGGTTTTAGTAATCCATTAGCCATCGAATTTGGCTTTTGGGCTTTCTTCATCTGGGCATTCTACTTTTTAACCTGTTTCTACTTTTGTGTTATTGAACCAAGAGTTAAATTTTTCGAAATTCCGTTAATTAAGTTTATTAATAACCTAGTCATTATCGGCACCTGTGCCTTTACTGCCTACTTGTTACTCACTAACTTGCCTTGGTATTTACCTGGCTTAGGTGACGGTGAAACCATTGTCGGCAGTTTTTACTTAATTGTATTTCTTGTTATTGCCGCAGCCGTGTATTCGAGTACAAATATTCGTTACGTCAGAATTTTAAGCTTGGGCAGCAGCTGGTTATTTTTAGGTCTAATCGCAATAATGTGGGCAGGTGCATTTTTATCTGATAGCTCGAGTGTTGGTGAGTTCTTCACTACGTTCGCTTTATTAGGCGACTACTTCACCAATCTGCATAACTTTATATTACCGATTAATGATTACCATGAGTTTTACCTATTCTGGTGGTTTGCCTGGAGCATCATGATTGGCCAATTTACCGCACGTTTTGTTGGCGGAATGAGAACCTATCAGGTCTTAATCGCGATGATGGTATTCCCGTCCATACCGATCGCAATCTGGTTCACCGTACTCTATTACTACAGCGCGAACGCCATCCCGACGGCTGGCTTCTATAATCTGGCGATGGTGATTGTTGGTGTCACATTTGTCATCAACTCACTCGATTCATTAGTTCGCCTGTATACCGACAACTTGAACCTGACCGTACAGCGTTTCGGTAAAGTGCGTTATATCATCGGCAATATTGCTCTACTGAGCGGACTAACACTGCTGTTCAAATTAGATTTCCTACAAATTCAGTGGGTTGGCGCATTAGCGATAGGATTAATTTTAGGGTGCTTCGGTTATATCCTATTGACTCATTATCAAAAGGTCGTTGAGATTGAACGTTCACCAAAGGCGAACAAAATAGACTTTACTAAGATTGAACTTGCAAACTGA
- a CDS encoding phospholipase D family protein, with protein sequence MLKNIILLLPLFFLFSCTSLPDNTSSKSYAISKSQESRLTVELDEKRKQLGLNNDETLMILLEDGVDAFVARVSLINAAQKSVDLQYYQYHSDLSGRLLTAALWRAAERGVRIRLLVDDMDLAGKDIDIAKVNSHPNFEVRIFNPFLRDKKRTRQLITGFGAVTRRMHNKTFTVDSSISILGGRNVGDQYYGAHSDVAFGDLDIAFTGGVVQEVQTSFDLYWNSEITYGINLLNDHQPSKNDVHEVSQILESFIEEQKNSQYARALRKNDLLSLVKKNKVNEYIGNAEVLYDDPLKIVSSRDKTEYHLTPKLRPYVENAKDEIVIVSPYFVPGDEGVALFGDLVKKGVKVRVLTNSMKSNDVTIVHSGYSKYRQELLSLGVELYEVDSARIGILKKYTDEADSSTASKLTLHAKYFVIDRKITFIGSMNLDPRSRSENTEIGVIAESKKLGAFIVEDFDSIVKDGAFTLSLKEGEIIWTQKVGDEIKTYDNDPYSSWWDRFKNGLLQWLPVESQL encoded by the coding sequence GTGCTTAAAAATATCATCCTCCTGTTACCTCTTTTCTTCTTATTTTCCTGTACCAGCCTGCCGGACAATACCAGCAGTAAAAGTTACGCGATAAGTAAATCTCAAGAAAGTCGATTAACAGTGGAGCTTGATGAGAAACGTAAGCAGCTCGGTTTGAACAATGATGAGACGTTAATGATCTTGCTAGAAGATGGTGTTGATGCTTTTGTAGCTCGAGTTTCCCTGATTAATGCGGCGCAAAAGAGCGTCGATCTGCAATATTATCAATATCACTCTGACTTAAGCGGAAGACTATTAACGGCAGCCTTATGGCGGGCTGCAGAGCGAGGGGTGCGCATACGTTTACTTGTAGATGATATGGATTTAGCCGGCAAGGATATTGATATAGCTAAAGTAAATTCTCACCCAAATTTCGAAGTGCGCATTTTCAATCCGTTTCTACGTGACAAAAAGCGCACTCGGCAATTAATTACAGGCTTTGGTGCAGTAACACGTCGAATGCACAACAAAACATTCACGGTAGACAGCAGCATATCCATTTTGGGCGGGCGTAATGTAGGTGACCAATATTATGGCGCGCACTCAGATGTAGCTTTTGGAGATTTAGACATTGCTTTTACAGGCGGCGTTGTACAAGAGGTTCAAACTTCTTTTGACTTATATTGGAACAGTGAAATCACCTACGGCATCAATTTATTAAATGATCACCAACCATCAAAAAATGACGTGCATGAAGTCAGTCAAATTTTAGAGTCCTTTATAGAGGAGCAGAAAAACTCTCAATATGCACGCGCACTACGTAAAAACGACTTATTAAGTTTAGTAAAAAAAAATAAAGTAAATGAATATATAGGTAATGCAGAGGTCTTATATGATGATCCATTAAAAATTGTCTCTTCACGTGACAAAACTGAATACCACTTAACTCCCAAATTACGCCCTTACGTGGAAAATGCAAAAGATGAAATCGTAATCGTTTCACCTTACTTCGTACCTGGGGATGAAGGTGTTGCACTATTTGGCGATCTGGTAAAAAAAGGCGTAAAAGTTAGAGTTTTAACCAACTCGATGAAATCTAATGATGTCACCATAGTGCACTCTGGATATTCAAAGTATCGACAAGAATTATTATCGCTTGGTGTGGAATTATATGAAGTAGACAGTGCCCGTATAGGTATATTAAAAAAATATACAGATGAAGCAGATTCTTCAACCGCATCGAAACTCACCTTACATGCAAAGTATTTTGTCATTGACCGCAAAATTACTTTTATTGGGTCAATGAATCTCGACCCTCGTTCACGCAGTGAAAACACAGAAATTGGTGTAATTGCAGAGTCCAAAAAATTAGGTGCTTTTATTGTTGAAGATTTTGACAGTATCGTTAAAGATGGTGCTTTTACACTATCACTTAAAGAAGGTGAGATTATCTGGACTCAAAAGGTTGGAGACGAAATAAAGACCTATGACAATGATCCTTACAGCAGTTGGTGGGATCGCTTCAAAAACGGTTTATTGCAATGGTTACCTGTCGAGTCACAACTTTAA
- a CDS encoding SphA family protein — protein sequence MNLINMQFAKTEVKEGLRASQSHQLKLLLALAMTGFVSPTFADGIVGAGHYAPAIANIRDLTVPDQAGFVYEQYNFYYTSDTLIASSGKEVSGDLSSGGIAPLFLWVTDREVMGARYSFYFNPVYLSNDLDGEEDQGLGDLYIQPVWLSWLNKSYDVTLGIGVYAPVGNEDVTLDMWTTQFQLAGYYYMMDQASALMLAATYEIHSEVDETKVTPGDHLTIEYGWSQYFTQQFEVGIRGYSQWQMQRDDLPSNLNNLNQLLGTDIGNKSEVHGVGIQAAYWFNNQWNLAFNYAKEYSAESRFEGEMYSLNITYMMN from the coding sequence ATGAACTTAATTAATATGCAGTTTGCAAAAACAGAAGTTAAGGAAGGACTACGCGCTTCTCAAAGTCATCAATTGAAACTGCTGCTCGCCTTAGCTATGACAGGCTTTGTCAGCCCTACATTTGCTGATGGAATCGTAGGCGCTGGCCATTATGCACCGGCAATTGCCAATATCCGCGACTTAACGGTGCCTGACCAAGCCGGTTTTGTGTATGAGCAATACAATTTTTACTATACAAGTGACACTCTCATTGCAAGCTCAGGTAAAGAGGTCAGTGGAGATCTGAGCTCTGGCGGTATTGCACCATTGTTTTTGTGGGTGACGGATAGGGAAGTGATGGGGGCACGTTACAGTTTTTACTTCAATCCGGTTTACCTGTCTAACGACTTAGACGGCGAAGAAGACCAGGGCTTGGGTGACCTGTACATTCAACCGGTTTGGCTTAGCTGGTTGAATAAGAGTTACGACGTTACTCTGGGGATCGGTGTATACGCTCCTGTGGGTAATGAGGACGTCACTTTAGATATGTGGACAACTCAGTTTCAACTTGCCGGATATTATTACATGATGGATCAGGCGTCAGCCTTGATGCTTGCGGCTACCTATGAAATTCACAGCGAAGTTGATGAGACCAAAGTGACCCCGGGTGACCACCTCACCATCGAGTATGGGTGGAGCCAATATTTTACCCAGCAATTTGAAGTCGGTATCCGTGGTTACAGTCAGTGGCAAATGCAAAGGGATGACCTGCCGTCCAACCTCAACAACTTGAATCAACTCTTAGGTACTGATATCGGAAATAAATCAGAAGTACATGGAGTGGGCATACAGGCTGCATATTGGTTCAATAATCAATGGAACCTTGCGTTTAACTACGCCAAAGAATACAGCGCAGAGTCTCGATTTGAAGGTGAAATGTATTCACTCAACATAACTTACATGATGAACTGA
- a CDS encoding DUF5329 family protein, which yields MNKLLFIMLSIFSLNLFASTQDEIDHLMSFVAATDCKYERNGTMYNGAEAVEHINKKYEYFSDDIKSTEDFIKYSATKSKMSGKFYKIHCGNKSPVKSRDWLLTELEAYRKSQK from the coding sequence ATGAACAAATTACTATTCATTATGTTATCAATATTTTCTTTAAACCTGTTTGCCTCAACTCAAGATGAAATTGACCATCTTATGAGTTTTGTGGCTGCGACGGACTGCAAATATGAGAGAAATGGTACTATGTACAATGGGGCTGAAGCTGTTGAACATATAAATAAAAAGTATGAATATTTTTCTGACGATATTAAATCAACTGAAGACTTTATAAAGTATTCAGCGACAAAAAGTAAGATGTCTGGTAAGTTTTATAAAATTCACTGTGGCAACAAATCTCCAGTAAAAAGCCGGGACTGGCTTTTAACAGAGTTAGAGGCCTACCGTAAATCACAGAAGTAG
- a CDS encoding MarR family winged helix-turn-helix transcriptional regulator → MEKYDQLLISLRRVIRAISIHSRQLNKESGLTGPQLMVMRKIGELDAPLAKQVAKEITLSPATVTTILDRLESRHLVIRTRSETDKRKVHLSLSEAGQTLLVDSPRPLQEHFIKRYQNLEEWEQSQLLSAVERIASMMDADELDAAPVLLVGQIQADETL, encoded by the coding sequence ATGGAAAAGTACGACCAACTATTAATTTCATTGCGCCGTGTGATCCGAGCTATCAGCATACATTCCAGGCAGTTAAATAAAGAGTCTGGATTAACCGGTCCGCAGTTAATGGTAATGCGCAAAATTGGTGAACTTGACGCACCGCTTGCAAAACAGGTTGCTAAAGAGATCACTTTAAGCCCGGCAACCGTTACTACGATTCTAGATAGACTCGAAAGCCGTCATTTAGTCATCAGAACACGCAGTGAAACTGATAAACGTAAAGTGCATTTATCGTTAAGTGAAGCTGGCCAGACGTTATTAGTCGACTCGCCAAGACCACTTCAAGAGCATTTTATTAAACGCTACCAAAACCTTGAAGAGTGGGAGCAAAGCCAGTTGCTTTCAGCCGTAGAACGTATTGCATCTATGATGGATGCCGACGAGCTCGATGCTGCACCAGTATTATTGGTAGGACAAATTCAAGCCGATGAGACTTTGTAA